The Styela clava chromosome 3, kaStyClav1.hap1.2, whole genome shotgun sequence genome includes the window CCAGAAGGCGGAAAAAATGTTGAAACGGACTCTCATAAAAGTAGTCACAGCGAGAAGTCTATGGTACGAACTCCGGTTCGGACTTGTCGAGAATTATCTGAAAATAGCGAACAAATACCACCCGATCCACCTCGGAAGAGCAAATCTCCTAAACGCCAAACTGTCAAGCGAGAATGTGTTGAAAAGTTTCGTTCGGAAAGATCTGGTAAAAAGTCTGATAGGTCAGACAGAGATTCAAAAAAGTCTGCCAAGTCAGGTAAGGATGCAAACAGGTCATCTTACAAAGAAGAAATTCACAGTCCAAAAAAATCAACGTCCTACTCACGACATGAACACAAAAAGGAATTTTCCCGTGAAAGAGATTCAACCGAGGGACGAAAATGGAGAACATTTGAGAGATACGGAGGCTATGGGCAAAGTAATAACTATTATAGGAAGACACAGAGAATAGTGCAACGAACCCCACGATTTGCGCCCAACTATGCCAGATTACGGTTTGTGTACGATCCCAGTTTGTACTCGCCATTATCATCATCTGAAACCGATTTTGGAGACGAGGAAGAAGAAGAAGTAACTGAAGGAAAACCGAAGCACAAAGTTTTGCGAAGAAGGTCTTCCCGTGACAATTCCCGCTATCGATCACAAAACAGAAATAGTGGTTCTGCTGAGCGATCGTCTGATCGCAACTTCAAGTCCACCCGAAGTCCACCTCGAAGAATTCCTAATTGTGTTATAAGGCGAGAATTTAGTCCAGAGTCAGACAAAAAGAATGAAACAATACTTCCAGTTGGGGTACAAAATATAGATGCAGTTATACCATGTAATTCGAAGGATATTGAGAATCTTGTGACTGCTATCAGAAAGAAATGTGATAACGACGATTTTGCTTTTCTCAACCGCGAGCATAGTCGCCCATCTTTTAGGCAACGTCAATCACGAAATGTGAGGCGACCCCAACCACGAAGACGATCTCATTCTCCGTCATGCGCACCTGGATTTACACCGTCGCCCCCACGTCtcagaaaaatgaaaaactttCGTCGCCGTTCTCTTTCCCCTGTTTCGCGGATAGAACGATCACCCTATTTTAAGTTGGAAACTGCTATGGCAGATATTGAATACATGAGAAACACTTTTCAGGATAATATACAGTATCCTACCACTGGACTGTATACAACTTCCCCTTTTACACCATTCAATTCAGTCAATGCATTTTCAGAGTTCGAACGAGTGTGGAATGTAGGCAAAGCAGGAAACAATGGTACAGACTCGCTTAACGTTGAACAACGTGAATCATATTTACCGCGTACCGCTGAAACAACTCGTTCTAAAATAGACAGACATTTCATAAACGGCGCTGTTAGTTTGTCCAGTGAGCTGAAGCGTTCTGATAATAGTCCGTTTACGCCAATTGCAAGTCAATTCAGTTTTAACGGCACACAACAGGCAGTACCCGTTTGTTCATTGTACTCATTTCAGCAGCGTGAGCAGACAGGAAGTTCTTTTCTGGTCGGAGAGTTTGAAAACATGCGAGTGCGTGAATTAACCGACTCGAATAAATATACAGATGGTGAAGTTATTATACTAAAAGGTGGTCATCGATATCTGGAAGACTCATCAGAGGAGATGTGGCCTTTTTTGACAGGCAATACTAATCAAGAGTCTTCGTTGGATGATAATTGTGATAGCGAGGTAGAAAATTTAATGTTCAGCAGACTTTCCGGACTTCGCAGAAAAAAAACTGAAGTGGTAAAGCGTAATGATTTCATGAAACCACAAACGAGCGAGTACGCAAATTCTTTAAAAGTAAGCGACAAACAATCGATTGCCTCTCATTTGGTATCTACCTCTTGTAATGTTGAAACAGTATTAACAACACTGGCTGAGTCGCAAGCAGTACAGCCTTCTATTGTTACCAGGAAGTACGGGGAAAATGGTGACTCAATTGACAGCCCACACATTGAACCGCGTACAAAAATTGATATAAGCGTTAATACGCTACCATCTGCAAAAATGACGGTGAGTGCGTCAGACACAATCACAGCACAAGGTACTGGAAATTCATTTAGTCGAAGTGTGTCTAGCAAAAATCCCACAACTTCAAGCGTTGCCGTTAACAGTTGTGTTCAAAAATCCGTCGTTCATGGAACTGCAGTCTCACCTAATGTTACCAATGCATTTGAGAAGGAAAGCAATATCAAGTCGCCCCTTAGTGACGTGAAGCCGCTGAAAGTTGTAGATAGTGCAGACAAGAAACCAAGCATAGAAGTAATACagcaatctgaatgtgaaattaaaaagaatgaaAATACTATAATATTGAATGATGCCAACGTAGCATGCCAGTCGACAGATACTGCAGATGTGCCTTCAAATAAAAAGGAAATATCAAATTCTGTGTTGTCGGATCAGTTAACGGGTAGCAATAGCCCAGTCGTTCCGAAAAAGATCCAATTGAAAAGGATGTTATTGGGAAGTGACGCGAAATCGTGGAAAAAACAAATGCTGCTGAAAGCCCAAAGTGTTCCGGTTAATGAGAGCGTGTTTATGGATAGTACTAATGTGTCAAAAAAATCAGAGAATAAATCGAATTTCTCCCAAAAGTCTTTTGGCGTCAACGAATGTCCTGTTTCCATGAAGGGAAATagttttatgataaaaaatatctcCCAAGAATATGAACCTCAGATAACGAAAAACACTGCTGGGGAAATTATTACTGCAGAAAATCCCAATGTCTGTGATATACCTGATGAAGCTAAAGATTGTCAACAAATGACGAACAACCCTGTTTGTTCATCTGCAGGTGGTCTGGACCTCCGCCGAGAAAGTGAACCTCAATTATCGGAAAACGCTGTTGCGAAAATTGTTACTGCAGAAAAACAAAATGTCTGTGATATATCTGATGTAGCCAATGATTGCCAACAAATAGTAACGAACCCTATTTGTTCAACTACAAGTGGTTTGGACATTACAACTAGAAGCAGATATGAAAATCAATCTATGACACCAACAACGCCCGTTACCTCAGAAAGTAGTGAGAATTTATTAGTTCCTGCTACGAAAAATCCACAATTCAATCCTGCTTCCTCCATCGTCTCAGTTGTCGCAAAATCATTTGCCACTGTCTCCAAATCCTCAATCTCTTCATCAGCTGGCACAGATGGGGATTTAAGTAGTGCAAGGATATTTTCAAACGTTGGTCGATCGTCAGTTACAATTGTAAATGACTTAGTCACACCGATCGTTGAACCAAAAACTCCTACCGCCCTCGCTGCTAGGAGTACTTTCAGAGGACCACAGATAAGACAAATGAATACACCCATACCGAAATATCCTCCATCTGTTGAAACTTCAATTCAATCGAAAGCCGTTTCGAACAAACCTTATTTCAGGTCGTCGCGTCAACAAGTACCACAAGTTACATCGGACAATCGTCCCAGTATCTTCAAGCTCGCCTCTACCACCAGTGTCACTTCACCTAGTTACATTAGTACATCTCCTCCCATATCTGTAATCTGCTCAGTATCAAATCCTACAGTGTCTGCAGATGTACCGGTCTCGCCAGCTGTAATAAGTAGGATATCCTCTAAACAATCTTCGTCAGAATCACGGGAGATTCCACAACAAGCTGATGGTTTGTATTCTGCAGTGAAATATTCATCATACACTGGAGGGACGAATAATATCCAAATATCCAATCAGATGAGCACAAATCAAGTTAATCCAAAAACTGTGGCCCCGAAACCTTTGAAGTCAATTTTATACAAGCCACCAGTACCTGACGCCACAATACAAGCCGTAAAGCACCCAGAGAAGAAGAATGACTCACAGGAAAGTGTTTCTCTGAACACGTCTTGTACTGACTCGATAAAACAGTTTCCATCGGATACCATTCCAGATCGTAGAAATACATTTGAAGATCTGTTTCCAAAAACACACAATGGGTTGTTTCCGAAACGTAAGTTATCTAATAAAAATGCTAAATCTAACCAGAGGAAGCGTAGTTTTGGTACATCACTAAGGCAATCCCGGGGCCGTGGAGCGAAACGTGGAGGCGGCAGTCAGCGGggaagaagaaaaagaagaaagcGTTTACCTTCAATATCGTCTGACGAAGACATCATTGAGGAACTTAACGCTACTGCATGTTCATTCAAACCGAAAGCAGAGAGTCCGGTAGAAAATAGTGAATCGGCCGAATCCGGTGACGAGGACAGTGATGGCGGATTAGTTAGCTTCATGGAACAGTCTGAAGGCCAATTAGATGACTTCATGAGATTTGAGTTGAGAGAAGAACAGCGAAAtaacaaagaaaaaatatatttgtctgACAATCAGACCTTAACGGAAAATGAAAAAGCATTTAAATCTGGGTATACACGTTATGTTTCTTCAGGCAATTCCGAAGATCATGACGAAGAAGACATGATACCTTTGAGCCTAATAGCAAAACCTGGTGAAGAGATTGGAgataacaaaaaaacaaatgctGATCACAACGCTAATGACAACATATTTATCAAGATGTCAAGAGAGATTGCCGAGGAgaataagaaaaattgtgcTGATTTTGATCCAGTTATCCACGAGCTATTGTATCCTCCATTTAATAAACCTCCGCACATGGTAAAAACTATGACCTCTCAAGATAAAAACGATTCCAACTTTATTAGAGAGCAAGATTCACGTAATAAAAAAAACGGAGACACTAGTATTGATGACAAAAAGAAAGTATCTCCAAGAAGTAACTTTTTTGAGAAGGTAGACATTCGTAGTTCCGCCACGTGCGATGATGATTCTCCCGCAAATGAAGATCTTAACAACCCAGAATCAGAAAAATCTGatgatgctaaaaataataaaaatgaaatggtATTAAACGTCTCTTCCAccgacaaaatgaaaaatggcGCCGAAGATCAAACGCATCCAAGTAACATAAAGGAAACTTTCATTGGACAACACTGCACCGAGCGGGACCAAGCATCATCTTCTTTCTCCGAATCGAGTGATTTAACCAAAGGAAATTCGGATACTCCAAATGCTATTCCTTATGAAGCTCATCAAAATCCTGTTCAACCAATTCTTCCTACTCCTCCCACTTCTCCAAAATCTGTTAACTCGGATGATAAATCAGATAAAGCGACGGAAACTTCTTGTCAGCAGAATATTTCGTCTGGTTCTGACAAACCTATGCGAACGGAAAATGTTCAAGGTACAAGAAATTTGTGTGTTTTctcattcttttttttttgtatttaaaacgTCCATAAAAAATAGCATACAATAATTAACGATAAACAAGGACAAGTAAACAGTGTATAAAATTTACATACACAACAGTCAGACATACAATATTAAAAGATTAAATGACATATTAAAAGATCGTGGAACGTTCAAATAGTCTCACATGTTACGTATTTCATTCTCAGTTAACCACCGTGCCACTGTTGTTAAATCGCCATCCCGCTGTACCGGAACCAAAGAATTAGTTACGGATCAATATCACCATGAAAGTTGGATTAATAGTAAGACATaatgttttcttttttgtaCATCATTTGTGTGTCAATCGTTCTTGACTTTGGTGTTCCGCAGATGTATAATCTTTATTATTGCCCGTTTAACTAGACAATGTGTGTTTATCTGGAAACTTAATCGAAGCCGCTGCAGAACTTGCCGGAGTGAAAACGCGGACTCTCATAGGTGAGTGTTTCCGTGTTCATTGTGCAAGTTTGAAAATAGTTCAAGGCAGCACAAAAAGTATGAAAGTGTCCCTCTTTCTTTCTAATTAAGCTGACAGTTTATTGGTCCATTTAATGATATGGATTCGCCGATTTCGAATGTAcgaattttttatttccagatttaTTAGTTCTTCTGTATATACAGGTGGAAACTTTTTACCGTCAAAACCCACTCCCCAGAGTGCAGTTGAATGTGCTGAACCAGTTACTCCAATAAGGCGTGGTGAGTTTAGATTAACGTATATTTACTCACTATGGAAGTTCATCTTGTCTATGGACGCTTCACTATCTCTACACATCGATGCTGCATAACCAAATTAGCATATGTCACATTTTgagattaaaaaaattgcattatTGTTTTAGTTTGGTTCTAACAGCTATTCTTAAAATGAACATGAGGCAGTAAATTATCTAAAATCCAAACGTAGAGCAGCTTTGAAACCCAGACCAAAGACCTAGTCCATAATGGCATAATATCGAAAAAAGCATTTCTGAAGAATATGACGTAAGCTACTCTTTACTATGACTACTTTTAACTATGACGATCTTTAGTGTGAATCGTGTGTTGGGATAATTATACCGACGTTGCAGATTGGACATCATTAGTTCGAACCCTAATCAGTTGAATCAATATTCAACACAATCCCAACTTCTCGCATATAGCATGTGCCTTATATAAGTAACAGCTACAATGCCTACATATAATCGGCAGTCATTATCCCTAATCTGTTGTTCCATTTTCTCTACCTGGCTTCTCTAATTTAGATTCCAATGACCAGTTGGAAAATATACAACTTCACATTTCACCCATCAACACATTGAACGAAACGTTTACCAGCTGGCATATGCCCGAAGCTGAGAGTTGTCACGGATTTCTCGAAGTATGCATGTCTGTACATCCAAATAGTGTATATGCTCTACGTCGTATCCCGTATGTCAAAACAACGACTATTGTGACAGAATCGACGAGTTCGAGTGCCAACACCATGTTTGTTAGAGGTCAACCCAGTTTCTTGGGGGCGAATGAAGCAGGAATGGAGTTACCTACATCAAGCGCCTGTGCTACTTATATTCGCCTTCGAGATATTATTTCATTGCTGAAAATCCATTACGAAGCATTGTATTCCCTTGTAGTTCGATGTGATGCAGGGATGTTTTGGCCTAATGCTTATGCACAGAAGCTATTTTCTTTCGTCTACGATCCGGTATGTGACACTGACGGGAACATGGCGAAAATGACATTGAGAAATGTCCGCAGTACTAAAGCTCAACATTTTTTGGGTCACATGATTATATTGGACAAGTTCTTGCATTGTATTTTGCCGGTATGTATCTTAACAACTTAACGTACATAATGACATAATACTTTGACAAAGTTGTATGCATTAGGCTCATAACTAAgcataattaaatatttacgagcgttttaaatcatatttattatttacaatcAGTAAAAGTCATTGTACACAAATTACGAAAAAGGAGTAAGATGTTAGAGTGATAagtgtttttttatttcaagacGCTTAACCACGTATTTCGCTCCAAACGATGCCCTATTCATGCAGCCACTg containing:
- the LOC120341995 gene encoding uncharacterized protein LOC120341995 isoform X5, whose product is MDNSYYTRMYRGGRRSSTETYTSSSETNSESSDYEYRITKRFDDIRNYSSSTSSDESSDCSSSSYEYSWREAKKRSKDYEYVWTEAKAVIPSITAIPCTVDINGTKLPAVKGSRYTLVPLKAVLVILFPNNTPDDLEEGLRILDIHQLTKSEAEKLTEFVKSLHEIGTRSFTVGEEIYVASFSAGEPACEHNSLKAKYTSILDTLVITATDSIKGCDSAIKTSHKPMSKDEEKSVLLKRGNRTKLKKNSLNRENGEASPRTEMTDERTSQESEDTSDSPNSEASDSVCLIRHKIRNKRAEENRNSQKNGLLEIKAAYTPQKQKEVVVLKHLFPENEDVESESDAIASSHLDDEKDLKTCKTSTEKQDDDVKSQGRDKKETCKTSREKQDHYVKGQVRDEKETCKTSREKQDHYVKGQVRDEKETCKTSREKQDHYVKGQVRDEKETCKTSREKQDHYVKGQVRDEKETCKTSTEKQDHYVKGQVRDEKETCKTSREKQDHYVKGQVRDEKETCKTSREKQDHYVKGQVRDEKETCKTSTEKQDHYVKGQVRDEKKTCKTSTEKQDHNLEDQVGEEDMDTWTSLLLRHKNSSQCSSDLVTDVSTLSVKDDKAVIKNKYTDKKKLTKKNILKCDAESTQSRKSKMVKEKSALKNTSNDHNLKLLSSEKECEMENSGVHEVAKELPIKHFMDNDIAASVCGVKIGFTFNKTLKTITTMNEAFMDNEITNNKNASCTQTNNTSETFTSSDWKVTDSYTCDSPEGGKNVETDSHKSSHSEKSMVRTPVRTCRELSENSEQIPPDPPRKSKSPKRQTVKRECVEKFRSERSGKKSDRSDRDSKKSAKSGKDANRSSYKEEIHSPKKSTSYSRHEHKKEFSRERDSTEGRKWRTFERYGGYGQSNNYYRKTQRIVQRTPRFAPNYARLRFVYDPSLYSPLSSSETDFGDEEEEEVTEGKPKHKVLRRRSSRDNSRYRSQNRNSGSAERSSDRNFKSTRSPPRRIPNCVIRREFSPESDKKNETILPVGVQNIDAVIPCNSKDIENLVTAIRKKCDNDDFAFLNREHSRPSFRQRQSRNVRRPQPRRRSHSPSCAPGFTPSPPRLRKMKNFRRRSLSPVSRIERSPYFKLETAMADIEYMRNTFQDNIQYPTTGLYTTSPFTPFNSVNAFSEFERVWNVGKAGNNGTDSLNVEQRESYLPRTAETTRSKIDRHFINGAVSLSSELKRSDNSPFTPIASQFSFNGTQQAVPVCSLYSFQQREQTGSSFLVGEFENMRVRELTDSNKYTDGEVIILKGGHRYLEDSSEEMWPFLTGNTNQESSLDDNCDSEVENLMFSRLSGLRRKKTEVVKRNDFMKPQTSEYANSLKVSDKQSIASHLVSTSCNVETVLTTLAESQAVQPSIVTRKYGENGDSIDSPHIEPRTKIDISVNTLPSAKMTVSASDTITAQGTGNSFSRSVSSKNPTTSSVAVNSCVQKSVVHGTAVSPNVTNAFEKESNIKSPLSDVKPLKVVDSADKKPSIEVIQQSECEIKKNENTIILNDANVACQSTDTADVPSNKKEISNSVLSDQLTGSNSPVVPKKIQLKRMLLGSDAKSWKKQMLLKAQSVPVNESVFMDSTNVSKKSENKSNFSQKSFGVNECPVSMKGNSFMIKNISQEYEPQITKNTAGEIITAENPNVCDIPDEAKDCQQMTNNPVCSSAGGLDLRRESEPQLSENAVAKIVTAEKQNVCDISDVANDCQQIVTNPICSTTSGLDITTRSRYENQSMTPTTPVTSESSENLLVPATKNPQFNPASSIVSVVAKSFATVSKSSISSSAGTDGDLSSARIFSNVGRSSVTIVNDLVTPIVEPKTPTALAARSTFRGPQIRQMNTPIPKYPPSVETSIQSKAVSNKPYFRSSRQQVPQVTSDNRPSIFKLASTTSVTSPSYISTSPPISVICSVSNPTVSADVPVSPAVISRISSKQSSSESREIPQQADGLYSAVKYSSYTGGTNNIQISNQMSTNQVNPKTVAPKPLKSILYKPPVPDATIQAVKHPEKKNDSQESVSLNTSCTDSIKQFPSDTIPDRRNTFEDLFPKTHNGLFPKRKLSNKNAKSNQRKRSFGTSLRQSRGRGAKRGGGSQRGRRKRRKRLPSISSDEDIIEELNATACSFKPKAESPVENSESAESGDEDSDGGLVSFMEQSEGQLDDFMRFELREEQRNNKEKIYLSDNQTLTENEKAFKSGYTRYVSSGNSEDHDEEDMIPLSLIAKPGEEIGDNKKTNADHNANDNIFIKMSREIAEENKKNCADFDPVIHELLYPPFNKPPHMVKTMTSQDKNDSNFIREQDSRNKKNGDTSIDDKKKVSPRSNFFEKVDIRSSATCDDDSPANEDLNNPESEKSDDAKNNKNEMVLNVSSTDKMKNGAEDQTHPSNIKETFIGQHCTERDQASSSFSESSDLTKGNSDTPNAIPYEAHQNPVQPILPTPPTSPKSVNSDDKSDKATETSCQQNISSGSDKPMRTENVQVNHRATVVKSPSRCTGTKELVTDQYHHESWINNNVCLSGNLIEAAAELAGVKTRTLIGGNFLPSKPTPQSAVECAEPVTPIRRDSNDQLENIQLHISPINTLNETFTSWHMPEAESCHGFLEVCMSVHPNSVYALRRIPYVKTTTIVTESTSSSANTMFVRGQPSFLGANEAGMELPTSSACATYIRLRDIISLLKIHYEALYSLVVRCDAGMFWPNAYAQKLFSFVYDPVCDTDGNMAKMTLRNVRSTKAQHFLGHMIILDKFLHCILPKFYHEGLGVLSCDVPKYVNVKIFKPISDIDKEVIKIFQKPYEYNSVLRGKDDRIKCKVMEKLKLPPDCNKNRKRSASNDSTDSVKRRKSCTPGLVGQVTSGTVPRVSTFAFSQPVACTTSNSIRPYCQVNVTNLSIINANVVQTQSSNIFSQNKMYGNGVNRPAQETFPGAVNTRPWFSPQFHPTFTCQSQSSKNIGTNTCYAQTLPKLVQSEDLTSSSLVMPTPVTNLNHCNRLPQFSKAFLRPSVFCKSVEHPVLSSTIEGTHEKPRMANAMGNFNVTSERVAHRVAPTTATSSSPDPEFALTSIFGMNDQRRGLTKSTYAVGGAETRVTPSNLLTTKEFLLNASKVISVQNTTNKDEESTATDVYSISSPSDTLQLTGEAISRRGRKKLLEIMTADADSESGHLSGVVSKLKSRVEEKVTDAKLKQKRKGVKQKRKK
- the LOC120341995 gene encoding uncharacterized protein LOC120341995 isoform X2; translation: MDNSYYTRMYRGGRRSSTETYTSSSETNSESSDYEYRITKRFDDIRNYSSSTSSDESSDCSSSSYEYSWREAKKRSKDYEYVWTEAKAVIPSITAIPCTVDINGTKLPAVKGSRYTLVPLKAVLVILFPNNTPDDLEEGLRILDIHQLTKSEAEKLTEFVKSLHEIGTRSFTVGEEIYVASFSAGEPACEHNSLKAKYTSILDTLVITATDSIKGCDSAIKTSHKPMSKDEEKSVLLKRGNRTKLKKNSLNRENGEASPRTEMTDERTSQESEDTSDSPNSEASDSVCLIRHKIRNKRAEENRNSQKNGLLEIKAAYTPQKQKEVVVLKHLFPENEDVESESDAIASSHLDDEKDLKTCKTSTEKQDDDVKSQGRDKKETCKTSREKQDHYVKGQVRDEKETCKTSREKQDHYVKGQVRDEKETCKTSREKQDHYVKGQVRDEKETCKTSREKQDHYVKGQVRDEKETCKTSTEKQDHYVKGQVRDEKETCKTSREKQDHYVKGQVRDEKETCKTSREKQDHYVKGQVRDEKETCKTSTEKQDHYVKGQVRDEKKTCKTSTEKQDHNLEDQVGEEDMDTWTSLLLRHKNSSQCSSDLVTDVSTLSVKDDKAVIKNKYTDKKKLTKKNILKCDAESTQSRKSKMVKEKSALKNTSNDHNLKLLSSEKECEMENSGVHEVAKELPIKHFMDNDIAASVCGVKIGFTFNKTLKTITTMNEAFMDNEITNNKNASCTQTNNTSETFTSSDWKVTDSYTCDSPEGGKNVETDSHKSSHSEKSMVRTPVRTCRELSENSEQIPPDPPRKSKSPKRQTVKRECVEKFRSERSGKKSDRSDRDSKKSAKSGKDANRSSYKEEIHSPKKSTSYSRHEHKKEFSRERDSTEGRKWRTFERYGGYGQSNNYYRKTQRIVQRTPRFAPNYARLRFVYDPSLYSPLSSSETDFGDEEEEEVTEGKPKHKVLRRRSSRDNSRYRSQNRNSGSAERSSDRNFKSTRSPPRRIPNCVIRREFSPESDKKNETILPVGVQNIDAVIPCNSKDIENLVTAIRKKCDNDDFAFLNREHSRPSFRQRQSRNVRRPQPRRRSHSPSCAPGFTPSPPRLRKMKNFRRRSLSPVSRIERSPYFKLETAMADIEYMRNTFQDNIQYPTTGLYTTSPFTPFNSVNAFSEFERVWNVGKAGNNGTDSLNVEQRESYLPRTAETTRSKIDRHFINGAVSLSSELKRSDNSPFTPIASQFSFNGTQQAVPVCSLYSFQQREQTGSSFLVGEFENMRVRELTDSNKYTDGEVIILKGGHRYLEDSSEEMWPFLTGNTNQESSLDDNCDSEVENLMFSRLSGLRRKKTEVVKRNDFMKPQTSEYANSLKVSDKQSIASHLVSTSCNVETVLTTLAESQAVQPSIVTRKYGENGDSIDSPHIEPRTKIDISVNTLPSAKMTVSASDTITAQGTGNSFSRSVSSKNPTTSSVAVNSCVQKSVVHGTAVSPNVTNAFEKESNIKSPLSDVKPLKVVDSADKKPSIEVIQQSECEIKKNENTIILNDANVACQSTDTADVPSNKKEISNSVLSDQLTGSNSPVVPKKIQLKRMLLGSDAKSWKKQMLLKAQSVPVNESVFMDSTNVSKKSENKSNFSQKSFGVNECPVSMKGNSFMIKNISQEYEPQITKNTAGEIITAENPNVCDIPDEAKDCQQMTNNPVCSSAGGLDLRRESEPQLSENAVAKIVTAEKQNVCDISDVANDCQQIVTNPICSTTSGLDITTRSRYENQSMTPTTPVTSESSENLLVPATKNPQFNPASSIVSVVAKSFATVSKSSISSSAGTDGDLSSARIFSNVGRSSVTIVNDLVTPIVEPKTPTALAARSTFRGPQIRQMNTPIPKYPPSVETSIQSKAVSNKPYFRSSRQQVPQVTSDNRPSIFKLASTTSVTSPSYISTSPPISVICSVSNPTVSADVPVSPAVISRISSKQSSSESREIPQQADGLYSAVKYSSYTGGTNNIQISNQMSTNQVNPKTVAPKPLKSILYKPPVPDATIQAVKHPEKKNDSQESVSLNTSCTDSIKQFPSDTIPDRRNTFEDLFPKTHNGLFPKRKLSNKNAKSNQRKRSFGTSLRQSRGRGAKRGGGSQRGRRKRRKRLPSISSDEDIIEELNATACSFKPKAESPVENSESAESGDEDSDGGLVSFMEQSEGQLDDFMRFELREEQRNNKEKIYLSDNQTLTENEKAFKSGYTRYVSSGNSEDHDEEDMIPLSLIAKPGEEIGDNKKTNADHNANDNIFIKMSREIAEENKKNCADFDPVIHELLYPPFNKPPHMVKTMTSQDKNDSNFIREQDSRNKKNGDTSIDDKKKVSPRSNFFEKVDIRSSATCDDDSPANEDLNNPESEKSDDAKNNKNEMVLNVSSTDKMKNGAEDQTHPSNIKETFIGQHCTERDQASSSFSESSDLTKGNSDTPNAIPYEAHQNPVQPILPTPPTSPKSVNSDDKSDKATETSCQQNISSGSDKPMRTENVQVNHRATVVKSPSRCTGTKELVTDQYHHESWINNNVCLSGNLIEAAAELAGVKTRTLIGGNFLPSKPTPQSAVECAEPVTPIRRDSNDQLENIQLHISPINTLNETFTSWHMPEAESCHGFLEVCMSVHPNSVYALRRIPYVKTTTIVTESTSSSANTMFVRGQPSFLGANEAGMELPTSSACATYIRLRDIISLLKIHYEALYSLVVRCDAGMFWPNAYAQKLFSFVYDPVCDTDGNMAKMTLRNVRSTKAQHFLGHMIILDKFLHCILPKFYHEGLGVLSCDVPKYVNVKIFKPISDIDKEVIKIFQKPYEYNSVLRGKDDRIKCKVMEKLKLPPDCNKNRKRSASNDSTDSVKRRKSCTPGLVGQVTSGTVPRVSTFAFSQPVACTTSNSIRPYCQVNVTNLSIINANVVQTQSSNIFSQNKMYGNGVNRPAQETFPGAVNTRPWFSPQFHPTFTCQSQSSKNIGTNTCYAQTLPKLVQSEDLTSSSLVMPTPVTNLNHCNRLPQFSKAFLRPSVFCKSVEHPVLSSTIEGTHEKPRMANAMGNFNVTSERVAHRVAPTTATSSSPDPEFALTSIFGMNDQRRGLTKSTYAVGGAETRVTPSNLLTTKEFLLNASKVISVQNTTNKDEGETGLVQKLRSRNTLLKSGLSEAGDVISEPTDTAESTATDVYSISSPSDTLQLTGEAISRRGRKKLLEIMTADADSESGHLSGVVSKLKSRVEEKVTDAKLKQKRKGVKQKRKK